The sequence cttttcttcatatacactcattctctttctacctcctctatactgaattgtggctatttccccattcattcaattccttgaccttacattctggaaataagctctgccacCTCAGATTCATCtaggtgtttgttgtttggaggtttgttgctttcattttttagatTAGTTATTGTTTGTAGTATgtattcatctctgggtgtttgttgtttgcattttttggattagttgttgttttattggagttttctccccatatacatatatttttccccatcttttttcttctctttcttttctctcttacattttttttcctttcctcaatatcattttttcactctttcctattcccaaattctcttttctctggtggccacctttatttgggggtattagtattgtgaatataTTCATATTcggtgccctgtgcattgtgtcttgttgtgttgtgttttgtgcctttaagtcaatgcaagagagagaaagctacataaccagaaaccctgagaggagcaatcatggggagacaaagaaacagcccgcatacaaaagaaaatgaggaatcaccagaaaaggaaataaaagaaatggaggcaagaaatatgACAGAGAACGTATTCAGAGCAGTGGTCATAAGGTCATTGAAAAGGATGCAAGACAAATgtaacaatatgtgtaagaaccaagaggaaatgaagaagaaccaagaagaaatgaaaaatgacatcgctgcaataaagaactcaatagaaagcatcaacagtagaatagaagaagcagagtactgcatcagtgagctagaagacaaggtaggaaaaaatagcCAAGCAGAACAGCatctagaaaaataactttaaaaacaggaggagagcctaagagaactttggggCAACACGAAaagaaacaacatccgcataataaaggtgccaaaaggagaggaaactgagcaaggaatagaaaacctgtttgaagaaatattgtcagaaaacttccctgctatcaggaagaaaaaactcacagaagtccaagaagctcacagagtcccaaacaaaatgaaccccaaaaaacCGATGCCaagacatattataattaaattggcaaacaccaacgacaaagtaagaatcttaaaggctgccagagagagacagaatgttacctacaaaggatttcccatcagactatcaactgatttctcaacagaaacatatcaggccagaagggaatgaaatgaaatataccaagtcatgcaaagcaagggtctgaatccaagaatactgtacccagcaaggctatcaatcaaaattgaggatgaaatcaggagcttcacagacaaaaaaaggactaagggagtttattaccaacaaaccagcaatgcaagaaatgctaaagggtctgctgtaaaaagaagaaataggaagcaaaaaaggaacacaggcataaaaaataaaaatggtgacaaacaagtacataTCAATAATGTAAGTTAAtggaaatggattaaatgcctcaataaaaagacataggatagctgagtggataagaaaacatgaaccatatatctgctatctacaggaaacccacctcagaaaaaaggattcatacagactgatggtgaagggatggaaaaaggtttttcagatgaatgaaaatgaaaaaaatagttggggtagcaatactcatatctcaccaattagacctcaaagtgaaggacataacaagacacaaggaagaccacttcataatactaaagggagcaattcaacaagaagatataactctggtaaacatacatgcacccaatacaggagcacccaaatacataaaaaaaacttctggaggctatcaagggagagattgacagcaatacagtcatggtaggggactttaatacccccattaacaccactggacaaatcctctaaacaaaaaatcagcaaagaaacatcaatcctaaataactcactagaccagatggaattaattcacatcttcagaacatttcaccccaaagccacagaatatacattcttctcaagtgcacatgggtcattttcaaagatagaccacatatagggacacaggcaaagtctcttcaaattcaagaagatagatatcacatcaagcatcttctcagatcacaatgacataaaactagaaatcaactacaataaaaaaaaatttaaaaatcaaacacctagtggctaaacagcatgctattaaacaatgattgggttgccaaagagatcaaagaagaaataaaaagcatcatggcaacaaatgataatgaaaatataatgatctaaaatctatgggacacagtgaaagtagtcttgagagggaagtttatagctctataggcctatctcaaaaaaaacaagaaaaatggtgcAAATGCAGTCAGAAAgggccccttccctggagccGCCCGGCGTCTCTGTGCTGCTGCTGTCCTTCCGGCCGAGCCACGCCCCAGAGTCAGGGCGGGTCGCTATGGAGTCAGGAAAGCAAAGGCTACCTAAGAGTCATTACCGTTAGCAGCGAGGACAGCGACTAACATGGACGACAGAGATTGAGTCTTCCTCGACTTCCGCCCCGTCAGCGGAAATCCGACTGCTCCAGGTCATGTGCTCAGCCGCCATATTGGCTCTGCTGGCCACAGCGGCCGAGAGGGCGGTGCTGCTTCTCTGGACGTAGTTCCATCCCGGGAGAAGGGTCCTTGGAGTGtgtgaaggggagagagaggagatggcGGCCTTGGTGCGAGAAGATGGCGCTCGAGGCCCAGAGCAAGGACGGTGGGGCTGCGAACATTATGACAGAGGATGTCTCCTGAAGGCACCTTGCTGTGACAAGTTGTATACTTGCCGGTTGTGTCATGATAACAAGGAAGATCATCAGCTAGATTGCTTTAAAGTAAAGGAAGTACAGTGCATAAATTgtgaaaaaattcaaaatgccCAACAGACTTGTGGAGAGTGTAGCACATTGTTTGGAGAATATTATTGCAGTATATGCCATCTGTTTGACAAAGACAAGAAGCAGTATCATTGTGAAAACTGTGGAATTTGTAGGATTGATTCAAAGGAAGATTTTTTCCACTGTTTGAAATGTAACTTATGCCTAGCTATGAATCTCCAAGGAAAGCACAATGTATTGAAAATGTTTCCCGGCAGAATTGTCCAATATGTTTGGAGGACATTCACACATCTCGTGTTGTTGCCCATGTCTTGCCATGTGGACATCTGTTACATAGAACATGTTATgaagaaatgtttaaagaagGCTACAGATGTCCATTATGTATGCACTCTGCTTTAGATATGAGGAGGTACTGGAGACAGCTGGATGATGAGGTAGCACAGACTCCTATGCCATCTGAATATCAGAATATGACTGTAGATATTCTCTGCAATGATTGCAATGGAAGATCTACAGTCCAGTTCCATATATTAGGCATGAAGTGTAATATTTGTGAATCCCACAATACTGCTCAGGCTGGAGGTTGTAGAATTTCACTAGATCAGCAGTGACCAGCATATACTGCACTGGAAAACTCAGCATTTTCTGATAGAAAAAGCTATCTTTAGTATCCTATTGTCATAATGTGTAAGAATCTATGCATTAGAGTTGATGTGTTTTGTACTAGTGTCACAGCATAAAGTCATTTACAAATACTTAAGGATTCAGGGTCTCTTTATAGAATTATCATATCTATATTTAATGAAAGCCACTACACCTGTGTTTTGATTGAAAATGCCTTTACTGTCAGTTGTTTGGAAGCCAATGATGTTTGCCACTGAACCTTACATCCATAGAAATATGTTATACTTTCATGGAACTTTGCTTTAAGTGGCACTCTGCATGCAGAATTCATTTCCAGTTTGACAGAACTGTAATTAATTCTAAGTATTATTCTTGACTTTTTAAGGGCtgtactataataaaaatatgttctatcTTACTGTTAAAATCTAATTCCATATGCTTTAGAAATTTCTAAGACAGTCCTTTGGATCTTGTAAATGTGAATTTTGACATAATAactgctaataaaattatattgaaacattgttttataaaaaaaagaaaaagaaagaaaagtggtaataaactatctaaccctacaactcaaagagttagagagagagcaacaaaaaaagcccaacataagcagaaggaaggaaataataaagatcagagtggagataaatgacatagagataaaaaaaaaaaaagatcaatgaaaccaagagctggttctttgaaaggataaacaaggttgatgaacttctagccaggctcaccaagaagcaaagagataggacccaaataaacaaagttaGAAATGAAAGAGTCAAAGTAACAACCCAtcccacagaaatagaaatgattgtgaaaaaatactatgaacaactttattccaacaaaatggacaacctagatgaaatggacatgtTCTTAGAAAAATACTGCTCccaaactcaatcaagaagaataaaaaatccagaataggctgataactaccaaagaaattgaagcagtgatcaaaaatcttccagcaaacaaaagccctggtccagacggctttacaggggagttctaccaagcattcaaagaagaactaaaacctatcctcctcagactattccaaatattcaagaggaaggcacacttccaagctctttctatgaagccagcattatcctaaccccaaaaacaaaaaaaaaaataaaagaaaaaaaaaaaaaaaaaaaaaaaaaaaaaaaaaaaaaaaaaaaaagacaccacaaaaaaagagaactacaggccaatatccttgatgaacatagatgctaaaatgctcaacaaaattctagcatatTGGATTCAGCATTTCATTAGAAAGAtcaaacaccatgaccaagtgggatttattctggggatacaaggacggtacaatatctgtaaatcaataaatgtgatacatcacataaacaaactgagagacaaaaaaaatcacaaaatcatatcaattgatgcagaaaaagcatttgacaaaatccaacaccctttcttttttttaatttctttattgattaaggtatcacatatttgtcctcgtccccccaacaccctttcttgatgagaaaaaaaacctctcagcaaagtgggaatagagggatcatacctcaacataataaaagccttttatgacaaacctacagccaatatcatactcaatgggcaaaaactaaaccaatttcccctaagaacaggaacaagacaggcatgccactttcaccactcctgttcgatatagtcctggaagtgctagccatagtgatcaaacaagatgaagaaataaaaggtatccaaattggaaaagaagaagtaaaactgttcttatttgcagatgacattatactatacatagaaaaccccaaagacttcatcaaaaaactactggactTAATAAATAAACTTGGCAGTGTAGCAGggtataaaattaacacccagaaatctatggctcttttatacaccaataatgaactcacagaaagagaagcaaaagaaacaatcccatttaccattgcaccaaaaaaattaagatacccatGAACAAACTTAagtaaggacgtaaaagacctgtactcggaaaactacaggatattcaAAAAAGAGATataagaagacataaacaaatggaagaacataccatgttcatggattggtagagtcaatattattaaaatgtccatactacccaaagcaatctacagattcaatgcaatcttcattaaaataccaacggcctATTTCAAAGTTCTAGatcaaactctccaaaaattcatctgaaataaaataaaagaccccaaatagccacagcaatcctgaaaaagaagaacaaggtaggaggaatcacaataccagatatcaagctatattaccaagctacagttctcaaaactgcatggtactggcataagaacagacatatagaccaatggaacagaacagagaacccagaaattgacccaagcc comes from Eptesicus fuscus isolate TK198812 chromosome 1, DD_ASM_mEF_20220401, whole genome shotgun sequence and encodes:
- the LOC103299112 gene encoding LOW QUALITY PROTEIN: RING finger and CHY zinc finger domain-containing protein 1-like (The sequence of the model RefSeq protein was modified relative to this genomic sequence to represent the inferred CDS: inserted 1 base in 1 codon), with the translated sequence MAALVREDGARGPEQGRWGCEHYDRGCLLKAPCCDKLYTCRLCHDNKEDHQLDCFKVKEVQCINCEKIQNAQQTCGECSTLFGEYYCSICHLFDKDKKQYHCENCGICRIDSKEDFFHCLKCNLCLAMNLQGKHXCIENVSRQNCPICLEDIHTSRVVAHVLPCGHLLHRTCYEEMFKEGYRCPLCMHSALDMRRYWRQLDDEVAQTPMPSEYQNMTVDILCNDCNGRSTVQFHILGMKCNICESHNTAQAGGCRISLDQQ